In a genomic window of Streptomyces sp. SJL17-4:
- a CDS encoding SURF1 family protein, whose product MYRFLLSRQWVILTLIALVLVPTMIELGFWQFHRHERRVAQNALIADSIAAKPVPVEELTSPGHTVPRSDYWRPATATGTFDTTHEVVVRRRTSSDERVGVHILTPLVLRDGRIVLVNRGWVPAAADQHSFPPVPPAPKGEVTITGRLKADETTGASGIKDLKGLPDRQVMLINSEQQAELIGREVLGGYLEQTGPEPAGDTPELIPEPDHASIGAHMAYAVQWWLFAAGVPVGWVILVRREKRDRETEASAGTTGNDTPGTPGTPERDSEAIQATPSL is encoded by the coding sequence GTGTACCGCTTCTTGTTGTCCCGGCAGTGGGTGATCCTCACCCTCATCGCCCTCGTCCTCGTCCCGACGATGATCGAGCTGGGCTTCTGGCAGTTCCACCGGCACGAGCGCCGGGTCGCCCAGAACGCCCTGATCGCGGACAGCATCGCGGCGAAGCCGGTCCCGGTCGAGGAGCTCACCTCCCCCGGCCACACGGTCCCGCGCTCCGACTACTGGCGGCCCGCCACCGCCACCGGCACCTTCGACACCACCCATGAGGTGGTCGTCCGCCGCCGCACCTCCTCCGACGAGCGGGTCGGCGTCCACATCCTGACCCCGCTGGTCCTCCGGGACGGCCGGATCGTCCTGGTCAACCGCGGCTGGGTCCCGGCCGCCGCCGACCAGCACTCCTTCCCGCCGGTGCCGCCCGCCCCCAAGGGCGAGGTCACCATCACCGGCCGGCTCAAGGCCGACGAGACGACCGGCGCCAGCGGCATCAAGGACCTGAAGGGGCTGCCGGACCGTCAGGTCATGCTCATCAACAGCGAGCAGCAGGCGGAGCTCATCGGCCGCGAGGTGCTGGGCGGCTACCTGGAGCAGACCGGGCCCGAACCCGCCGGGGACACCCCCGAGCTGATCCCCGAGCCCGACCACGCATCGATCGGCGCCCACATGGCGTACGCGGTGCAGTGGTGGCTCTTCGCGGCCGGGGTGCCCGTCGGCTGGGTGATCCTGGTCCGCCGCGAGAAGCGCGACCGGGAGACCGAGGCCTCCGCCGGCACCACGGGGAACGACACTCCGGGCACCCCGGGAACCCCGGAACGGGACTCCGAAGCGATCCAGGCCACTCCGTCCCTCTGA